The DNA window TGATATTACGGGAGCAATCTGCACCCTTCGGAGGAACTGCCCATGAAACGACGCGAGTTCATCACCACAACTGCGGCAACTGCAGCGGCGCTTGCGATTCCGCGACACACTTACGCGCGTGCGCCCAGATTAGCGGCCGACGCCCTTGATTTGCATCCCTTCATTGAGGCCAACCCTCAGGCAGTATTCATCAAGCGTACGTCCGTGCCCGACAAGCTCGCCACAGATGCCAAGCGGGCGGCTGGCCGAGAACTTGCTTCCGAGATTTTCAGCGCTGCCGAAGGTGGGGACATCCCATTCAGTTCCGCCTTTGCCATCAAACCCAACCTGACCTGCACCAACGGCACGGGGAATACCGCTGCAGGTATGGGGATCATTACCGATCTCGATTTTCTTGACGGCGTCGTCGACGGCGTGACCACGCTCGGTTTCCCGGGCGGCAATATGTTTGCGCGAGAAGGGAACTGGCTGGGAGACGGTTACTGCGCAGGGGAGTACAACGTGACGGGTGTGCTCGTCGAACAGCTGTCGCAGCGGTATGGAATGCACGTGCATGATTTCCCGACCGGACGCAATCTGCGCGACATGACACTCGAGACCCTGCAGGAGGGGACGGAAGTGATCTGGAAGAACGTCCCTGACGGACAGGTGTTTCAGCGCCTGGGGTACGTTGCCCCGTACAATGACGAAGACAGCTGGCTGCTGAACATCGCGAAGTTCAAGACGCACGGGATGGGAATGACGCTCTGCGCCAAGAATCTGCAGGGGATGGTTGTCAGTCCCTACGTGCGCTTCTGCGAAGGTGTCGATGCCACCAAGCAGCATCCATCATCTGTACTCAGTGACTTCCACCCTGATTTCGAGCAGCATATCGATGCGCTCTACAGTCAGCATCTCGCTGCGGGTATCCCACGGTGGGATCGTCCCGGCCGCACCGCATCCGGCGGCTACGGTATGGAAACCTGGGCACAGCGAACCTGCGATTCGCAAAGTG is part of the bacterium genome and encodes:
- a CDS encoding DUF362 domain-containing protein, which codes for MKRREFITTTAATAAALAIPRHTYARAPRLAADALDLHPFIEANPQAVFIKRTSVPDKLATDAKRAAGRELASEIFSAAEGGDIPFSSAFAIKPNLTCTNGTGNTAAGMGIITDLDFLDGVVDGVTTLGFPGGNMFAREGNWLGDGYCAGEYNVTGVLVEQLSQRYGMHVHDFPTGRNLRDMTLETLQEGTEVIWKNVPDGQVFQRLGYVAPYNDEDSWLLNIAKFKTHGMGMTLCAKNLQGMVVSPYVRFCEGVDATKQHPSSVLSDFHPDFEQHIDALYSQHLAAGIPRWDRPGRTASGGYGMETWAQRTCDSQSVIHPGLNIIEGIYGRNGDGFNAGPGPGDTPQDFMSNILVFGKNPFHVDIVGIWLAGHEPGNFGLYHIAHERGLSPLFNPASIPLYDWNGGEPIQASLNEYERTPLRCPYLTRDYDGGTEEHYHLVDEPFDYSTVGAASAASLPEQASLMALTNPVRTSASFQLSLPRETAVRVDVYNQLGQRVGRLSEGRMQAGTHHLRWSPGRLPSGMYIVVLHARNQSAQCRVMLTR